One segment of Tistrella mobilis DNA contains the following:
- the cysD gene encoding sulfate adenylyltransferase subunit CysD — MDHLDRLEAQSIYILREAFNRIDKLAMLWSIGKDSNVMVWLARKAFFGHVPFPVLHVDTSYKIPEMIEFRDRMAREWGLNLIVGQNRAALDAGMNHTRGRVVCCSALKTEGLKSLLDTHGFTGVIAGIRRDEEGTRAKERVFSPRGQDNAWNVKDQPPEFWDQFKTEFPAGTSVRIHPLLHWTEVDIWRYIQREEIPVVNLYFANQEGLRYRSLGCAPCTLPIRSTASTVAEIVAELETTRTSERAGRAQDKESEDAFERLRAEGYM, encoded by the coding sequence ATGGATCATCTCGACCGTCTTGAGGCGCAGAGCATCTACATCCTGCGCGAGGCGTTCAACCGCATCGACAAGCTCGCCATGCTGTGGTCGATCGGCAAGGACAGCAATGTCATGGTCTGGCTGGCCCGCAAGGCCTTCTTCGGCCATGTGCCTTTCCCCGTGCTCCACGTCGACACCTCGTACAAGATCCCCGAGATGATCGAATTCCGCGACCGGATGGCGCGGGAATGGGGGCTGAACCTGATCGTCGGCCAGAACCGGGCGGCGCTGGATGCGGGTATGAACCACACCCGCGGCCGCGTGGTCTGCTGCTCGGCGCTGAAGACCGAGGGGCTGAAGTCGCTGCTCGACACCCACGGCTTCACCGGCGTCATCGCCGGCATCCGCCGCGACGAAGAGGGCACGCGCGCGAAGGAGCGTGTGTTCAGCCCGCGCGGTCAGGACAATGCCTGGAACGTCAAGGATCAGCCGCCGGAGTTCTGGGACCAGTTCAAGACCGAATTCCCGGCCGGCACCTCGGTGCGCATCCACCCGCTGCTGCACTGGACCGAGGTCGACATCTGGCGCTACATCCAGCGCGAGGAGATCCCGGTTGTGAACCTCTATTTCGCCAATCAGGAAGGGCTGCGCTACCGCTCGCTCGGCTGCGCGCCCTGCACCCTGCCGATCCGCAGCACGGCATCGACCGTGGCCGAGATCGTGGCGGAGCTTGAGACCACCCGCACCTCCGAGCGCGCCGGCCGTGCCCAGGACAAGGAATCCGAAGATGCCTTCGAGCGCCTGCGCGCCGAAGGCTATATGTGA